A window from Zingiber officinale cultivar Zhangliang chromosome 7A, Zo_v1.1, whole genome shotgun sequence encodes these proteins:
- the LOC122000767 gene encoding probable beta-1,3-galactosyltransferase 14 yields the protein MPMSPKIFYYRPASRFRRFSSSAFPILCLSLGLAGVLFGVFSITSPSRKCQDGEPRSVSVVWDRNGGDGAGGGVLERHKVMAFVGIQTGFGSVGRRRAIRQTWLPSSRQGLLRLEEATGLAFRFVIGKTNDKSKMAALQTEVNEYDDFMLIDIVEEYSNLPYKTLAFFKAAFALYDSDFYVKADDDIYLRPDRLSLLLAKERPTTQTYLGCMKKGPVYTDPNLKWYEPLAHLLGTEYFLHAYGPIYALSTDVVASLVALRNNSFRMFSNEDVTIGSWMLAMNVNHENNLALCEPDCSSSSIAVWDIPRCSGLCNPERKMLQLHKNEICLGTPTSSD from the exons ATGCCGATGTCACCCAAGATCTTCTACTACCGCCCAGCGTCCCGCTTCCGCCGCTTCTCCTCCTCCGCCTTCCCCATCCTTTGCCTAAGCCTCGGCCTCGCCGGTGTGCTGTTCGGCGTTTTCTCCATCACGAGTCCCTCTAGAAAGTGTCAGGATGGCGAACCCAGGTCGGTCTCTGTTGTGTGGGACCGTAATGGCGGCGACGGAGCTGGTGGTGGAGTGCTGGAGCGCCACAAGGTGATGGCTTTCGTCGGGATCCAGACAGGGTTTGGATCTGTCGGCCGGCGGAGGGCTATCAGGCAGACCTGGTTGCCCTCCAGTCGCCAAGGTCTTCTTCG CTTGGAAGAGGCGACTGGCTTGGCTTTCAGATTTGTTATAGGAAAGAccaatgataaatcaaaaatggCAGCGCTTCAAACGGAGGTGAATGAGTATGATGATTTCATGCTTATAGATATTGTGGAAGAGTACAGCAATCTTCCATACAAAAC GTTGGCTTTCTTTAAAGCAGCGTTTGCCCTTTATGATTCCGATTTCTATGTGAAAGCAGATGATGATATATATTTGAGGCCAG ATCGCCTTTCCTTGCTTTTGGCAAAAGAACGACCAACTACTCAAACATATCTCGGATGCATGAAGAAGGGCCCTGTTTACACTGACCCTAACCTCAAGTG GTATGAGCCACTAGCACACCTGCTTGGGACAGAATATTTTCTTCATGCTTATGGTCCCATATATGCGCTTTCAACAGATGTAGTTGCAAGCTTGGTTGCACTGAGAAACAATAG TTTCCGAATGTTCAGCAATGAGGATGTCACAATAGGTTCCTGGATGCTTGCTATGAATGTCAACCATGAGAACAACCTTGCTCTTTGTGAGCCTGATTGCTCATCATCATCAATCGCTGTTTGGGATATTCCAAGATGCTCAG GCCTCTGCAACCCAGAGAGGAAGATGCTACAACTCCACAAAAATGAGATATGTTTAGGAACTCCTACATCATCTGATTAA
- the LOC122000765 gene encoding protein CHUP1, chloroplastic-like, which translates to MVAGKVKAAMGFQRSPATPKAETPRRSTSSPAFLKPPPPTAPSHPTPPSSNGKNVFVRSFGTYFPRSSSQVQPRPPDVAEMVRLLEELQERESRLRTQLVEQKLLQETVAIVPFLEKEIAARGDDLARANQKIERLEAENQLLRDEIEALRSKIWSWEEVDQRKEKRIRDLEIELEEAKKRACERGNGGTQRHSVRTLDGDECSSSQRFHGLNDSSMRLTLSRSFRKVSKSVELGSNQDDAKPNAINLKAETGEAEAAHQPLRGGEKEEVSRHRTPRVPRPPPTPLSSGNSSTSSSSTSSASYSETASSVMKSKGPNSETIPPIPPLPAQIGSRPPPPPPPPPPPPPSSKGTRTSTATVRRVPEVVEFYHSLMRRDSKKESVSGISDASPAASAASNARDMIGEIENRSSHLLAIKMDVETQGDFIRFLIKAVQHAAFTNIEDVVAFVKWLDDELSYLVDERAVLKHFEWPEKKADAMREAAFGYCDLKKLEAEASSFRDDPRQPCSSALKKLKALLEKLEQVVYNLSRARESAMKRYRGFGIPWEWMQESGYAAKIKLASVKLAMKFMQRVSSELKLIAGSPEEEELMLQGVRFAFRVHQFAGGFDVETMRAFQDLKDKASNLMLQNQHQTAKQQQQ; encoded by the exons ATGGTCGCCGGGAAGGTCAAGGCCGCAATGGGCTTCCAGCGGAGCCCTGCTACACCCAAGGCCGAGACACCCCGCCGCTCCACCTCCTCCCCTGCTTTTCTTAAGCCGCCACCGCCGACGGCACCGAGCCACCCGACGCCCCCTTCCTCCAACGGCAAGAACGTCTTCGTTCGCTCCTTCGGCACCTACTTCCCCCGATCCTCTTCCCAGGTTCAGCCTCGACCGCCCGATGTCGCCGAGATGGTCCGGCTCTTGGAGGAACTCCAAGAGAGGGAGTCCCGCCTCCGCACTCAGCTCGTGGAGCAGAAGCTCCTCCAGGAGACCGTCGCCATTGTGCCGTTTCTCGAGAAGGAGATTGCCGCTAGAGGCGATGATCTCGCCCGGGCAAACCAGAAGATAGAACGGTTGGAGGCGGAGAACCAGCTGCTGAGGGATGAAATCGAGGCGTTGAGATCGAAGATTTGGAGCTGGGAAGAGGTCGACCAGCGGAAGGAGAAAAGGATCAGGGACCTCGAAATCGAGTTGGAGGAGGCGAAGAAGAGGGCATGTGAGAGGGGCAACGGGGGCACGCAGAGGCACTCCGTGCGCACGTTGGACGGCGATGAGTGCTCCTCGTCGCAGAGGTTCCATGGCCTAAACGATTCTTCCATGAGATTAACACTTTCACGGAGCTTCAGGAAAGTCTCAAAATCCGTCGAGCTTGGTTCAAATCAAGACGATGCAAAACCGAATGCAATAAATCTGAAAGCGGAAACAGGGGAAGCCGAAGCGGCGCATCAACCACTCCGAGGCGGCGAAAAAGAAGAAGTTTCGAGACACCGCACTCCTAGGGTTCCAAGACCACCTCCCACGCCTTTATCATCCGGCAACTCTtccacttcatcttcttcaaccTCGTCGGCTTCCTATTCTGAGACTGCATCCAGCGTTATGAAAAGCAAAGGCCCAAACTCAGAAACCATACCGCCGATCCCACCGTTACCAGCACAGATCGGATCGCGTCCTCCTccaccccctcctcctcctcctcctcctccaccgtcCTCGAAGGGGACGAGGACGTCGACAGCCACCGTCAGACGAGTGCCGGAAGTAGTGGAGTTCTACCACTCATTAATGAGGAGGGACTCCAAGAAGGAATCCGTCAGCGGAATATCGGATGCATCCCCTGCAGCCTCCGCCGCTTCCAATGCCCGCGACATGATCGGCGAAATCGAGAACCGCTCCTCTCATCTTCTCGCG ATAAAGATGGATGTGGAGACGCAGGGCGATTTCATAAGGTTCTTAATTAAGGCGGTGCAGCATGCGGCCTTCACCAACATCGAAGATGTCGTTGCCTTCGTCAAATGGCTCGACGACGAGCTCTCCTACCTG GTGGATGAGAGAGCTGTGTTGAAGCACTTCGAGTGGCCAGAGAAGAAGGCCGATGCCATGCGTGAGGCGGCCTTCGGGTATTGCGACCTAAAGAAGCTGGAGGCCGAGGCCTCGTCATTCCGTGATGATCCTCGCCAGCCATGCTCGTCCGCTCTTAAGAAGTTGAAGGCGCTACTTGAGAA ATTGGAGCAGGTGGTTTACAATTTGTCGCGAGCGAGAGAGAGCGCGATGAAGAGGTACAGGGGCTTCGGCATTCCTTGGGAGTGGATGCAGGAGAGTGGATACGCTGCCAAG ATCAAGTTGGCATCGGTGAAATTGGCAATGAAATTTATGCAAAGAGTCTCCTCCGAACTTAAGCTTATAGCAGGAAGCCCTGAAGAAGAGGAGCTCATGCTTCAAGGGGTCAGATTTGCTTTCCGAGTACACCAG TTTGCCGGAGGTTTCGATGTGGAAACAATGCGAGCGTTTCAAGATCTCAAGGACAAAGCAAGCAACCTCATGCTACAAAACCAGCATCAAACCGCCAAGCAGCAGCAGCAGTAG
- the LOC122000766 gene encoding embryonic protein DC-8-like, whose amino-acid sequence MASHQEVKRESNSQEAEHGKEGMSLEEIGQHRATAQQNSIESLRAAEERYHKTKNASAAALDDTKEAVMHGLGAAGAYASAKGAEAKGVASLGVHVAAEKGSEAKDYAAEKTHAAAEAAAQKAVAVKDLALEKGQQGLEVAKDTAVQAAAKTKDTAVSAGESAAGHVKRAAVQAKEATVASGESAVEYGKQAVVKTKDVVVGTGQTAAEYAKAISIKMKDATVSGGKKTVESTKLAADKAKEATLSAADYAQGKTAGSKETAVEATQKTVEYSGEKTEEAKETAKSISENAMEKAEEAREATKEYTSEKTEEIKEAARAMSQKAMEKAQEAREAAKGTGEEAVKRAREKAEEAIEAAKRSLEYAGIKGEEAREKAKGEALKQAKEYAVQTSTQVEGKVDRKQEEEGEEHGETKEAEVSAVASAGILEVIGMAVIEIAMSTADMIMGLDPTEEEAMI is encoded by the exons ATGGCTTCGCATCAAGAGGTCAAGCGAGAATCCAATTCGCAAGAAGCGGAGCACGGGAAGGAGGGCATGTCGCTAGAAGAGATCGGGCAGCACCGCGCCACCGCCCAGCAGAACTCTATCGAGTCCCTCAGAGCCGCGGAGGAGCGCTACCACAAGACCAAGAACGCCAGCGCTGCAGCGCTCGACGACACCAAAGAGGCCGTCATGCATGGCCTCGGCGCCGCCGGTGCTTACGCCTCCGCTAAGGGCGCCGAGGCCAAGGGTGTAGCCTCACTGGGGGTCCATGTGGCGGCGGAGAAAGGCTCCGAGGCTAAAGATTACGCGGCCGAAAAGACACACGCCGCGGCTGAGGCTGCTGCACAGAAGGCAGTGGCCGTAAAAGACTTAGCGCTCGAGAAGGGCCAGCAGGGGCTCGAGGTGGCCAAGGACACTGCCGTCCAGGCGGCAGCCAAGACGAAGGACACCGCAGTGAGCGCAGGGGAGTCTGCTGCGGGGCATGTGAAGCGAGCTGCTGTGCAAGCAAAGGAAGCTACTGTTGCTTCCGGTGAGAGTGCGGTAGAGTACGGGAAGCAGGCAGTCGTGAAGACGAAGGACGTCGTGGTGGGCACAGGGCAGACCGCAGCAGAGTACGCTAAGGCGATCTCCATTAAGATGAAGGATGCCACGGTAAGCGGAGGAAAGAAGACCGTGGAGTCAACAAAGCTTGCAGCGGATAAAGCTAAGGAGGCGACGCTGAGTGCCGCCGACTACGCACAGGGAAAGACGGCCGGGTCCAAGGAGACCGCCGTTGAGGCGACACAGAAGACTGTGGAATACTCTGGGGAGAAGACAGAAGAGGCGAAGGAGACGGCGAAGAGCATAAGTGAAAATGCCATGGAGAAGGCAGAAGAGGCCAGGGAAGCAACCAAGGAATATACGAGTGAGAAAACAGAGGAAATAAAAGAGGCAGCCAGAGCCATGTCGCAGAAGGCCATGGAGAAAGCACAGGAAGCAAGGGAAGCAGCCAAAGGCACAGGGGAAGAGGCCGTGAAGAGAGCCAGAGAGAAGGCAGAGGAGGCAATAGAGGCCGCTAAGAGATCCCTGGAGTATGCAGGTATTAAGGGAGAAGAGGCAAGGGAGAAGGCCAAGGGGGAAGCTCTCAAGCAAGCTAAAGAGTACGCTGTCCAGACATCAACCCAAGTCGAG GGGAAAGTGGATCGGAAGcaagaggaggaaggagaagaacaTGGAGAAACAAAGGAAGCAGAAGTCTCTGCTGTAGCTAGTGCTGGAATACTCGAAGTTATTGGTATGGCTGTGATAGAAATTGCCATGTCTACAGCTGATATGATCATGGGATTAGACCCAACAGAAGAGGAGGCTATGATATGA